The proteins below come from a single Borreliella afzelii genomic window:
- a CDS encoding 1-acyl-sn-glycerol-3-phosphate acyltransferase — MFVQNESFDKYFKDMESDFVSQFKSVENVNYLDKSYRNADSNSRRLADRMIERLLRSGSTIVGMQNILELYQKVKSGKSSIILMEHYSNFDFPCFQFLLYKMGYREIADHIIPIAGVKLFRDNLFVKTLSLGYNAILVYPPHAFVGVGIEHARQRRVFNSNSMKYIYEKKNSGYIILIFPTATRYRKGRPETKKIILEIGNYFKIFDYYLMIGVNGNVLEVSEDGDMSHDVFKRDCLIYNADKVISIVEYRDKILNTLKDCQTEITKEVLGLKIAEDLENRFNVLHAEGLEVYKKSL, encoded by the coding sequence ATGTTTGTACAAAATGAAAGTTTTGATAAATATTTTAAAGACATGGAAAGCGACTTTGTAAGTCAATTCAAGTCTGTTGAAAATGTTAATTATTTGGATAAATCTTATCGTAATGCAGATTCTAACAGTAGAAGATTAGCAGATAGAATGATAGAGAGACTGCTTAGGAGTGGTTCTACCATTGTTGGCATGCAAAATATTTTAGAACTTTATCAAAAGGTCAAATCTGGTAAGTCTTCAATTATATTAATGGAGCATTATAGTAATTTTGATTTTCCCTGTTTCCAATTTTTACTTTACAAAATGGGTTATCGCGAGATTGCAGATCATATTATTCCAATAGCCGGAGTTAAGCTTTTCAGAGATAATTTATTTGTTAAAACTCTTTCTTTGGGATACAATGCAATATTAGTGTATCCACCGCATGCATTTGTTGGGGTTGGTATAGAGCATGCTAGGCAAAGACGTGTTTTTAATTCTAATTCCATGAAATATATTTATGAAAAGAAAAATAGTGGATATATTATACTTATTTTTCCTACGGCTACTAGATATAGAAAAGGAAGGCCTGAAACAAAGAAAATAATTTTAGAAATTGGCAATTATTTTAAAATTTTTGATTATTATTTGATGATTGGAGTTAATGGGAATGTTTTAGAAGTTTCTGAAGATGGAGATATGTCTCACGATGTTTTTAAAAGAGATTGCCTTATATATAATGCTGACAAAGTTATAAGTATTGTTGAATATAGGGATAAAATTTTAAATACTTTAAAAGATTGTCAGACAGAGATTACAAAGGAAGTTTTAGGGTTAAAAATTGCTGAAGATTTAGAAAATCGCTTTAATGTGCTTCATGCAGAAGGGCTTGAAGTGTATAAAAAGAGTCTTTGA
- the flcA gene encoding periplasmic flagellar collar protein FlcA yields the protein MPDIDKIKQFKREILDDLSNERSSKESFGVSMDVKPPEPGESIVPWMSEDLALEENDDELDLNFMLDALENEDKLPYSDISNDNLPLNSSDLRVDMDSELSTLNNDFDVSYNDSFENNIDKVLDDNSIDLEIASKLDFDKLINSSEFNSEELINTQSDNNSFEAGNDSFVLEDDDFLQSNNFNEVDIDDTVNDKSQAGEQSEMFTGSDLNLSTDDNVFENVADDFKFLEYNQNANSKRFEFKVNYPLFLKHLNSYPRNLRIAIAEALTKENVSKYKLEALIDLVEKNKKRLKFIAKFVGDIVGRSIKLPVIYFKAEEFSKLQQKLSYRVSRALLPLIKIASLFVVLVLVSLYFIVDVVFFYVASESKYKEGIESIYANKRELAKAIFRDAYYIRPDDKWFVNYAKAFEEIRDFDSAEEKYEELFTIEPFSKNSESRRRKKFNKEGYIAYASMKIGLGEYSQANSILDEVISYDLYDYDALVLKGDNYFKWAKTNSNYYKDSINNYTVVLSKYGQKKEILFKLFNAYIEANLDTESDNINNFIKSNEIIDVDEVVYTKYAKKLVDKYVSFVSYNQRANNLAINLNYLNGQTNLLNKEFSDLKRKDGKTVFKLDNNVNMNSEIEYILRKILNKNPNYDKALFESGRYSYYIGDFKKAEIYLLKALNSFRQKNSIEDAEDKILAYKILADIYEKSRDSLRASNIIGFALNDYSFYKKYNLIKVSKEISSIYEKQGDILRSLNDFKSAISSYKLAINEGVDYPDVYYKAGLLSYRENNYDDALKYLFKVESMAGFSSSNEVLNSIALTLYRIGDFLASRSYYLRVMQNLELEKANVLNFNPKENDYHKILLLKEIETYNNLGVVEVMASFSSIRDTKLFNSGVSNLSESARIFDILNRDEDMVKSVKKDLASLNLRNIFKNSFSKSNVLFYENLSEKL from the coding sequence ATGCCTGATATAGATAAAATAAAACAGTTTAAAAGAGAAATATTAGATGATCTTTCTAATGAAAGATCATCTAAAGAATCTTTTGGTGTGAGCATGGATGTTAAGCCTCCTGAGCCTGGGGAGAGTATTGTTCCCTGGATGAGTGAAGATCTTGCTTTAGAGGAAAATGATGATGAGCTTGATTTGAATTTCATGCTTGATGCTCTTGAGAATGAAGATAAATTGCCCTATTCTGACATTTCTAATGACAATTTACCTTTAAATAGTTCTGACTTGAGAGTTGATATGGATTCAGAGCTTTCAACTTTGAATAATGATTTTGACGTCTCTTATAATGATTCTTTTGAGAATAATATTGACAAAGTTCTTGATGATAATTCTATTGATTTAGAAATTGCTTCTAAACTGGATTTTGATAAGTTAATCAATTCTTCAGAATTTAATTCTGAAGAATTGATTAACACTCAAAGTGATAATAATTCTTTTGAAGCTGGCAACGATTCTTTTGTTTTAGAGGACGATGATTTTTTACAATCTAATAACTTTAATGAAGTTGATATTGATGATACGGTAAATGATAAAAGCCAGGCCGGTGAACAATCAGAGATGTTTACCGGAAGCGATTTAAATTTAAGCACAGATGACAATGTTTTTGAAAATGTTGCAGATGATTTTAAATTTTTAGAGTACAATCAAAATGCAAATTCTAAACGCTTTGAATTTAAGGTTAATTATCCATTATTTTTAAAGCATTTGAATTCCTATCCTAGAAATTTAAGAATTGCAATTGCTGAGGCTTTAACCAAAGAGAATGTTTCAAAGTATAAACTTGAAGCGTTAATTGATCTTGTTGAAAAAAATAAAAAAAGGTTAAAATTTATTGCTAAATTTGTAGGAGATATTGTTGGGCGATCTATTAAGTTGCCTGTAATTTATTTTAAGGCAGAAGAATTTAGCAAGCTTCAGCAGAAATTGAGCTATAGGGTCTCAAGGGCTTTGCTGCCTTTGATAAAAATAGCTTCTCTTTTTGTTGTTTTGGTTTTAGTTTCTTTGTACTTTATAGTAGATGTAGTATTTTTTTATGTTGCTTCTGAGAGTAAGTATAAAGAGGGGATAGAATCTATATACGCAAATAAAAGAGAGCTTGCAAAAGCTATCTTTAGAGACGCTTATTATATTAGGCCTGATGATAAATGGTTTGTTAATTATGCTAAAGCGTTTGAAGAAATCAGAGATTTTGATAGTGCTGAAGAGAAGTATGAGGAATTATTTACAATTGAGCCTTTTTCTAAAAATTCTGAAAGTAGAAGGCGAAAAAAGTTTAATAAGGAAGGATACATTGCGTATGCTTCTATGAAAATTGGTCTTGGAGAATACTCTCAGGCCAATTCAATACTTGATGAGGTTATATCTTATGATCTTTATGATTATGATGCTTTGGTATTAAAGGGAGATAATTATTTTAAATGGGCTAAAACAAATTCTAATTACTATAAAGATAGTATTAATAATTATACGGTTGTTCTTTCAAAGTATGGACAAAAAAAGGAAATTTTATTTAAACTTTTCAATGCTTATATTGAAGCTAATTTAGATACTGAGTCCGATAATATTAATAATTTTATTAAGTCAAATGAAATTATAGATGTTGATGAAGTTGTTTACACAAAATATGCTAAAAAGCTGGTAGATAAGTATGTTTCTTTCGTGTCTTACAATCAGAGGGCAAATAATCTTGCTATAAACTTAAATTACCTTAATGGACAAACAAATTTATTGAATAAGGAATTTTCCGATTTGAAAAGAAAAGACGGCAAAACTGTTTTCAAGCTTGATAATAATGTTAATATGAATTCAGAGATTGAATACATCCTTAGAAAAATCTTAAATAAAAATCCCAATTATGATAAGGCGCTTTTTGAAAGTGGAAGGTATTCGTATTATATAGGGGATTTTAAGAAAGCCGAAATTTATTTGCTTAAAGCATTAAATAGTTTTAGGCAGAAAAATTCTATTGAGGACGCTGAGGACAAAATATTGGCTTATAAAATTTTAGCAGATATTTATGAAAAATCCAGAGATTCTCTTAGAGCGAGCAATATTATTGGTTTTGCCTTAAATGATTATTCTTTTTATAAAAAATACAATCTTATAAAAGTATCTAAGGAGATTTCTTCAATTTATGAAAAGCAAGGCGATATTCTTAGATCTTTAAATGACTTTAAGTCTGCGATATCTTCTTATAAATTAGCGATAAATGAAGGTGTTGATTATCCAGATGTTTATTATAAAGCTGGATTACTTAGTTACAGGGAAAATAATTATGATGATGCATTAAAATATTTATTTAAAGTGGAGAGCATGGCGGGGTTTTCAAGTAGTAACGAAGTTTTAAATTCTATTGCCTTAACTCTTTATAGGATAGGCGATTTTTTAGCTTCTAGGAGTTATTATTTAAGGGTTATGCAAAATTTAGAACTAGAGAAGGCTAATGTTTTAAATTTTAATCCCAAAGAAAATGATTATCATAAAATTCTTTTACTAAAAGAAATTGAGACTTATAATAATCTTGGAGTTGTAGAAGTAATGGCCTCTTTTTCGTCCATAAGAGATACTAAACTTTTTAATTCTGGAGTTAGTAATTTAAGTGAATCAGCTAGGATTTTTGACATATTAAATAGAGATGAAGATATGGTAAAAAGCGTTAAAAAAGATCTTGCTAGTTTGAATCTCAGAAATATTTTTAAGAATAGTTTTTCTAAATCAAATGTTTTATTTTATGAAAATTTATCCGAAAAACTTTAA
- a CDS encoding VWA domain-containing protein — MKKIFLFLFINFYLFGFEDNSLKIGIDDVYVEAHEEGFHLFIRKKPSIKSVILTESFEIPDKKKDVATYSFRTLSYNKVNGDEIRILNGRVIRNKELLSLTSSTPVPNKKFGEAFHILIPKKLKYGFPNFSTRSGEIDLEVLKNKKEPFWFSIRSFEKKYNDYLGRYQDNAYELFFKDTQNQGKIEFNELRDTFTKFSDEVVIANNGIDIVDKIKKILKNSEDSVYDLDLVLVVDVTDSMKSNIEILKEHLFSLIEPQLQKFKSYRIGLVFYKDYLEDFLTKAFDFNTIPYLNNILKYVNVGGGGDYPEAVFEGIDAAVTQFDWRAERRFIIVIGDAPPHEYPRGSIVYKDVINSAKEKDITIYGIIFQ, encoded by the coding sequence ATGAAGAAAATTTTTTTATTTCTTTTTATTAACTTTTATTTGTTTGGATTTGAAGACAATTCTTTAAAAATTGGTATTGACGATGTTTATGTTGAGGCTCATGAAGAGGGATTTCATCTTTTTATTAGGAAAAAACCTTCAATCAAATCAGTAATATTGACAGAGTCTTTTGAAATACCCGATAAGAAAAAAGATGTGGCTACTTATTCATTCCGTACATTAAGTTACAATAAGGTTAATGGAGATGAAATTCGGATTTTAAATGGAAGGGTTATTAGAAATAAAGAGCTTTTGTCATTGACATCTTCCACGCCTGTTCCCAATAAGAAGTTTGGAGAAGCTTTTCATATATTGATTCCAAAAAAATTAAAATATGGATTTCCAAATTTTTCAACAAGAAGTGGTGAGATTGATTTAGAAGTATTAAAAAATAAAAAAGAGCCCTTTTGGTTTTCTATTAGATCTTTTGAGAAAAAATATAATGATTATTTAGGCAGGTATCAAGACAATGCCTATGAATTGTTTTTTAAGGATACTCAAAATCAAGGAAAAATTGAATTTAATGAATTAAGGGATACTTTTACAAAATTTTCGGATGAGGTTGTTATTGCTAATAATGGTATTGATATTGTTGATAAAATAAAAAAAATTTTAAAAAACTCAGAAGATTCAGTTTATGATTTAGATTTAGTGCTTGTTGTTGATGTTACTGACAGCATGAAAAGTAATATTGAGATTTTAAAAGAGCATTTATTTTCATTAATAGAACCTCAACTGCAAAAGTTTAAATCCTATAGAATAGGTCTTGTTTTTTATAAAGACTATCTTGAAGATTTTTTGACCAAAGCTTTTGATTTTAATACTATTCCATATTTAAATAATATTCTCAAATATGTTAATGTTGGTGGTGGTGGAGATTATCCAGAAGCTGTGTTTGAGGGGATTGATGCTGCGGTAACTCAGTTTGATTGGCGGGCAGAAAGAAGATTTATTATTGTTATAGGAGATGCGCCCCCTCATGAATATCCAAGAGGGTCTATTGTTTATAAAGATGTTATCAATTCTGCAAAGGAAAAAGATATTACAATTTATGGAATAATATTTCAGTAA
- the bamD gene encoding outer membrane protein assembly factor BamD, producing the protein MKKLILLNLLLISCYTINLDKLTKETPYGVYLREAQKAVNVNDYNSALKAYEKMIQNFAHNPNIVATGKYEIAFIYYTTNKTEKAKKIFKELIENKMEMPKWIKPLAKKILNKIENNNLKK; encoded by the coding sequence ATGAAGAAACTAATATTATTAAACTTATTACTTATTTCATGCTATACAATTAATTTAGACAAATTAACAAAAGAAACTCCTTATGGAGTTTATCTTAGAGAAGCCCAAAAGGCTGTCAATGTTAATGATTACAACTCTGCATTAAAAGCATACGAAAAAATGATTCAAAATTTCGCTCACAATCCAAATATAGTTGCTACTGGCAAATATGAAATTGCATTTATATATTACACAACAAACAAAACAGAAAAAGCAAAAAAAATATTTAAAGAGCTAATAGAAAATAAGATGGAAATGCCTAAATGGATTAAGCCTTTGGCTAAAAAAATATTAAATAAAATAGAAAATAATAATTTAAAAAAATAA
- a CDS encoding LysM peptidoglycan-binding domain-containing protein, whose amino-acid sequence MNIKNKLILMLRIVVTISLIACKTPPEARESKNAKIAQPNNEIFQLRDLKDIKNELIRERGHLFYSKEFNEAERLEEAMKQNFSKKKAKEGNEIALKVLERYKTIIKETKEKKEKTNYLKENIEKYLNDAEANEAYIWIPLEIDEVNNLYFEATRKYKNYDLDNALDMYSKAFNRAQQAAKNAKEAKALKETDERMYKQLKALEAASNLPVYSNNKLIKPSPWNGRAFIKERNGHLNLLNINAEDTYFLGETKTSTPIVLAYEEKMEIAKTSNPQEQFKTLELIEQSRKLWEKGVEAKNVKNFRLANELFLESARYLEAYQSNASSELYVIKIGNTLWGISKKLYNDPYLWPKIWFANRQKIQNPDLIHSNWKIIIPAK is encoded by the coding sequence ATGAATATAAAGAATAAATTAATATTGATGCTGCGCATTGTGGTGACAATCTCTCTTATCGCATGCAAAACGCCTCCGGAAGCAAGAGAGAGCAAAAATGCTAAAATTGCACAACCAAATAATGAAATTTTTCAATTAAGAGATCTAAAAGACATTAAAAATGAACTAATAAGAGAAAGGGGGCATCTTTTTTATTCTAAAGAGTTTAATGAAGCTGAACGATTAGAAGAAGCAATGAAGCAAAATTTTTCTAAAAAAAAGGCAAAAGAAGGAAATGAAATTGCACTAAAAGTGCTTGAAAGATACAAAACAATAATAAAAGAAACAAAAGAAAAAAAAGAAAAAACAAATTACCTTAAAGAAAATATTGAAAAGTATCTAAACGATGCAGAAGCAAATGAGGCTTATATATGGATTCCACTGGAAATCGACGAAGTAAATAACTTATATTTTGAGGCAACAAGAAAATATAAAAATTACGATCTTGACAATGCCCTTGACATGTATAGCAAAGCATTCAACAGAGCACAACAAGCAGCAAAAAATGCTAAAGAAGCTAAAGCCTTAAAAGAAACTGATGAGAGAATGTATAAACAATTAAAAGCACTTGAAGCTGCTTCCAATTTACCAGTTTATAGTAATAATAAGCTTATCAAGCCATCACCATGGAATGGTAGAGCATTTATTAAAGAGAGAAACGGTCACTTAAACCTTTTAAATATTAATGCAGAAGATACTTATTTCCTTGGAGAAACAAAAACTTCAACTCCAATAGTACTCGCATATGAAGAAAAGATGGAAATAGCAAAAACTTCTAACCCTCAAGAACAATTCAAAACACTAGAACTTATTGAACAATCTAGAAAATTGTGGGAAAAAGGAGTTGAGGCTAAAAATGTCAAAAACTTTAGACTTGCCAATGAATTATTTTTAGAATCTGCAAGATACCTAGAAGCTTATCAGAGCAACGCAAGCAGTGAGCTTTATGTAATAAAAATAGGTAATACTTTGTGGGGAATTTCTAAAAAATTATACAACGATCCTTACTTATGGCCAAAAATTTGGTTTGCTAACAGACAAAAAATACAAAATCCAGACCTGATTCATTCTAACTGGAAAATAATAATTCCTGCTAAATAA
- a CDS encoding BMP family ABC transporter substrate-binding protein — protein MSKNVFFKGFWILFTIFHLYLFVYLIFFKRQKVDISNKTNIAFFVPGVISGSPSYKEMYDSLFEFKKKHDNLEIKVLEAGFNQSEWIEMLEKLLTSKKYDFLITTNNAMQDIVDSVSNDYPYTKFLIFDSLVKNVNNQVYSVSYNVAEEAYILGYYVGLFLKEFNSGLGNVALIAGQEYPVMRDYIYYYFKKGILDVGVNSEVYYRVLGNWHDSNLAKLLSDSLIQNSGVFVILPIVGPAVEGVLSSIRDNNIFAVLFDSEDYLDNKENIIGSGITNQKYYVSYILDKALNSEISYGNSDIFGIKHKGVLFNISNVFYLEQTSQKLKEDLFKKIEEVSANGIKINLEQN, from the coding sequence ATGAGTAAGAACGTGTTTTTTAAAGGGTTTTGGATTTTATTCACGATATTTCATTTGTATTTATTTGTTTATTTGATTTTTTTTAAAAGGCAAAAGGTTGATATTTCTAATAAAACGAATATTGCTTTCTTTGTTCCAGGAGTTATTTCAGGATCTCCATCTTATAAAGAAATGTATGATTCTTTGTTTGAATTTAAAAAAAAGCATGACAATCTTGAAATTAAAGTTTTAGAGGCTGGATTTAATCAAAGTGAGTGGATAGAAATGCTTGAAAAATTATTAACTTCAAAAAAATATGATTTTTTAATAACCACAAATAATGCTATGCAAGATATTGTTGATAGTGTTTCGAATGATTATCCTTATACTAAGTTTCTAATTTTTGATTCTTTAGTCAAAAACGTCAACAATCAAGTTTATTCAGTTTCTTATAATGTTGCAGAGGAGGCATATATTTTAGGGTATTATGTGGGTCTTTTTTTAAAGGAATTTAATTCTGGCCTAGGGAATGTTGCCCTGATTGCGGGTCAAGAATATCCTGTTATGAGAGATTATATTTATTATTATTTCAAAAAAGGCATTCTTGATGTGGGTGTGAATTCTGAAGTTTATTATCGAGTTTTGGGCAATTGGCATGATAGTAATTTGGCTAAATTGTTGTCAGACTCTTTGATTCAAAATTCGGGTGTTTTTGTAATACTTCCTATTGTAGGTCCTGCTGTTGAAGGAGTACTTTCCTCTATTAGAGATAATAATATTTTTGCGGTTCTTTTTGATAGTGAAGATTATCTAGATAATAAAGAAAATATTATTGGTTCAGGAATTACAAATCAAAAATATTATGTTTCATATATTTTAGATAAGGCGCTTAACTCAGAGATTAGCTATGGGAATTCTGATATTTTTGGAATAAAACATAAGGGAGTTTTGTTTAATATTTCTAATGTTTTTTATTTAGAGCAAACCAGTCAAAAGTTGAAAGAAGATCTTTTTAAAAAAATAGAAGAGGTTAGTGCAAATGGTATAAAAATTAATTTGGAACAAAATTAA
- a CDS encoding ATP-binding cassette domain-containing protein: MVEFKNIVKYFPDIDKPILDSINLKIGEVKIFTVVGKNGEGKSTLAKIIAGLIEFDSGEILVNGIKQKNWNVDKAKKNGIYLVSQVPNLKMNLRVWEYLSIYWFGYAFFMPMNKSKTYKYYKWLMQFYKISFDLDKKIKDLNIKEIYFLLIIASLKENAKIIIFDESAAYFSQKEAQAFIKLLVLLKKSGIASLFITHSELTDAVKFSDEFIVLKDGKCFRTINKESILSKLESSSDKVLFSNINFNKFEKDSIKFNLFFEDFWKYDVSFSLNKRGVLGIIGEETAIRTWEKLFLGELIFVGCIKIDGIRYERINIFECKAGFLPLGIGNLFPDNSSILDNFLAKFMNFENKIFIKQSYINKIKDFFKKKMEFCSEERIYRILYSKSLAFSGGTLKKFALYREMYIAKSFLICFSPLSNLDHKAYNEMSVAIRNYSKEKPVLLITSNLDELLLLSDNILAMKMGEVLLNSPREKISKEKLKELLFL; the protein is encoded by the coding sequence ATGGTAGAGTTTAAAAATATAGTTAAGTATTTTCCAGATATTGATAAGCCTATTTTGGACAGTATTAATTTAAAAATTGGAGAAGTTAAAATTTTTACAGTAGTTGGTAAAAATGGAGAAGGAAAGAGTACTCTAGCTAAGATTATTGCTGGACTTATTGAATTTGATAGTGGTGAAATATTGGTAAATGGCATTAAGCAGAAGAATTGGAATGTAGATAAAGCTAAAAAGAACGGTATTTATCTTGTTTCTCAAGTTCCTAATTTGAAAATGAATTTAAGAGTATGGGAATATTTGAGTATCTATTGGTTTGGTTATGCATTTTTCATGCCGATGAATAAATCTAAGACTTATAAATACTATAAATGGCTTATGCAATTTTATAAAATTTCTTTTGATCTAGATAAGAAAATTAAAGATTTAAATATTAAAGAAATTTATTTTCTACTTATTATTGCTTCTCTTAAAGAGAATGCAAAAATAATTATTTTTGATGAGAGTGCTGCTTATTTTTCTCAAAAAGAAGCGCAAGCTTTTATAAAATTGCTTGTATTGCTTAAGAAATCAGGAATCGCTTCTCTTTTTATTACTCACAGTGAGCTCACAGATGCTGTAAAATTTAGCGATGAGTTTATTGTTTTAAAAGATGGAAAGTGTTTTAGAACAATAAACAAAGAATCAATTTTGAGCAAACTTGAATCTTCTAGCGATAAAGTATTGTTTTCAAATATTAATTTTAATAAATTTGAAAAAGATTCTATTAAATTTAATCTGTTTTTTGAAGATTTTTGGAAGTATGATGTTAGTTTTTCTTTAAATAAAAGAGGTGTTTTAGGAATAATTGGTGAAGAAACTGCAATTAGAACTTGGGAAAAATTATTCTTAGGGGAGCTTATTTTTGTTGGATGCATAAAAATTGATGGCATCAGATATGAGCGAATAAATATTTTTGAGTGCAAAGCGGGGTTTTTACCTTTAGGCATTGGTAATTTGTTTCCTGATAATAGCAGCATATTAGATAATTTTTTAGCTAAATTTATGAATTTTGAAAATAAAATTTTTATTAAGCAATCTTATATCAATAAGATTAAGGATTTTTTTAAAAAAAAAATGGAATTTTGTAGCGAAGAGAGAATATATAGAATTCTTTATTCTAAATCTTTGGCATTTTCTGGAGGAACTTTAAAGAAGTTTGCTCTTTACAGAGAGATGTATATTGCAAAAAGTTTTTTAATTTGTTTTTCTCCTTTAAGCAATTTAGATCATAAAGCTTATAATGAAATGTCTGTTGCTATTCGTAATTATTCAAAGGAAAAGCCAGTTCTTTTGATTACTTCCAATTTAGATGAATTGCTTTTACTCTCTGATAACATTTTGGCAATGAAAATGGGAGAAGTTTTGTTAAACTCACCTAGAGAAAAGATTAGTAAAGAAAAATTAAAGGAATTGTTATTTTTATGA
- a CDS encoding ABC transporter permease: protein MTLFRNSFMALIFSFLILSISYFFGDFFQFSYIKMISWRFILFLIMATGIATCAKSNSLNLGNEGQVYFGAFFVYIFSSFFGLTYFNFIYLIFLSSFFVGLLGLIPFFITFFFGLNRALTGLLISYGNQRLVDGFILSMLKTGSFSNQTKRINSLFALDSSLIYLFLLGMSIWLFYVFMHKKTIYGLQLEILSNKKKIDIFFNINEFKYKFFAVFGSAFLNGLAGSMFVVFFKPYLVLGLTSGLGWNSLIVAVISGFNYIYVLFFSLLFSILIEFNNFLNINYDFKYEFIGLCQSIAIFLSLFLIKVRKK, encoded by the coding sequence ATGACCTTATTTAGAAATAGCTTTATGGCATTAATTTTTTCTTTTTTGATATTAAGTATTAGCTATTTTTTTGGTGATTTTTTTCAATTTTCTTATATCAAGATGATATCTTGGCGCTTTATTTTATTTTTAATTATGGCTACTGGTATTGCCACCTGTGCCAAGAGTAATTCATTAAATCTTGGAAATGAGGGGCAAGTTTATTTTGGAGCATTTTTCGTTTATATATTTTCAAGTTTTTTTGGATTAACCTATTTTAATTTTATATATTTGATATTTTTGAGTTCTTTTTTTGTAGGACTTTTGGGGCTTATTCCCTTTTTTATTACCTTTTTCTTTGGATTAAATAGAGCTTTAACAGGTCTTTTAATATCTTATGGAAATCAAAGGTTGGTAGATGGATTTATTTTAAGTATGTTAAAAACAGGTAGTTTTTCTAATCAGACAAAGAGAATTAATAGCTTATTTGCCCTAGATTCATCACTTATTTACTTGTTTTTGCTTGGTATGTCAATTTGGCTTTTTTATGTTTTTATGCATAAAAAAACTATTTATGGACTTCAGCTTGAAATATTAAGCAATAAGAAAAAGATAGATATTTTTTTCAATATAAATGAATTTAAATATAAGTTTTTCGCTGTATTTGGCAGTGCTTTTTTAAATGGCCTTGCAGGTTCTATGTTTGTAGTGTTTTTTAAGCCCTATTTGGTTTTAGGACTAACCTCAGGACTTGGTTGGAATAGCTTAATTGTTGCTGTAATTTCAGGATTTAATTATATTTATGTGTTATTTTTTAGCCTATTGTTTTCAATATTAATAGAATTTAATAATTTTCTTAATATAAATTATGACTTCAAGTATGAATTTATTGGGCTTTGTCAATCAATTGCTATTTTTCTCTCTTTATTTTTGATTAAAGTTAGGAAAAAGTAG
- a CDS encoding ABC transporter permease — protein MFGIFEQALVFSYLALGVLYTERIGLLNISIEGVSYLSIFLTSFFIYFGYGIFISTILTLFISFLFGFFLSFIVKKNYDIFIAGIGINIFCYFLVDYLMKSNFNFIPSFTLSLSGNFEIIVFIVIFFIFLFITVYVINYSRIRAVFEFISSGNYEDILGEKISSRFKSFAIFVSIFTASLAGSFIAINLNAYSYNLGLNNGWLAICILYIAFSNPLLIFPISFLIVFFKYQFFHTQEYINSYFSLSFPFYVAIIINILVSLIKKKDKP, from the coding sequence ATGTTTGGTATTTTTGAGCAAGCTCTTGTATTTTCGTATTTAGCACTTGGAGTTCTTTATACAGAAAGAATAGGACTTTTAAATATATCTATTGAGGGTGTTTCGTATCTTTCAATATTTTTAACATCTTTTTTTATTTATTTTGGATATGGAATTTTTATTTCGACCATTCTCACTCTTTTTATCAGCTTTTTGTTTGGATTTTTTTTATCTTTTATAGTAAAGAAAAATTATGATATTTTTATAGCAGGAATAGGTATTAATATTTTTTGTTATTTTTTAGTTGATTATTTAATGAAGAGTAATTTTAATTTTATTCCTAGCTTTACTTTAAGTTTATCTGGAAATTTTGAGATTATTGTTTTTATTGTTATTTTTTTCATTTTTTTATTTATTACTGTTTATGTTATAAATTATTCAAGAATTAGAGCAGTTTTTGAATTTATTTCTTCGGGGAATTATGAAGACATTTTAGGTGAGAAAATAAGCAGTCGTTTTAAATCTTTTGCAATTTTTGTATCAATTTTTACAGCAAGTCTTGCCGGTTCATTTATTGCGATAAATCTTAATGCTTATTCTTATAATTTAGGATTAAACAATGGTTGGCTTGCTATTTGCATTCTTTATATTGCATTTTCAAATCCTTTATTAATTTTCCCGATTTCTTTTTTGATAGTTTTTTTTAAATATCAATTTTTTCACACTCAAGAGTATATAAATTCTTATTTTTCTCTTTCTTTTCCATTTTATGTAGCAATAATAATAAATATATTAGTTTCGTTGATTAAGAAAAAAGATAAACCTTAG